In one window of Candidatus Fonsibacter ubiquis DNA:
- a CDS encoding carbamoyltransferase family protein: MTSVLGISAFYHDSAAAIIVDGKIIAAAQEERFTRKKHDASYPKHAINYVLKEAGLKLSEVDHVVFYEKPFLKFERLLETYVGFSPSGFKSFSKSMPLWLSEKLFQKKMLFDALKEQDSNFNDIKKINFSEHHLSHAASAFFSSPYDEAIILTLDGVGEWATTTISLGKNNKISILKEIHFPHSLGLLYSAFTYFLGFKVNSGEYKVMGLAPYGVPKFKDIILDKLIDVKEDGSFRLNMDYFNYATGLTMTNSKFAKLFKIERREPENNLSQVHMDIAASIQAATEEIVLKITRFLSKEYKLENLCMAGGVALNCVANGKILKESLFKNIWIQPASGDAGGALGAAQAFYYQELNNKRQILKTDSMNGSYLGPQFTENQVENELKSCGANYKKLTLDQIINDTAKALSEEKAVGWFQGRMEFGPRSLGNRSIIADPRSENMQKNLNLKVKYRESFRPFAPAVLFEKVSEWFEINSESPYMLLVADVKKSKQLEMTNEQKNLFGIDKLNVKRSSIPSVTHVDYSARIQTVHKETNPIFYKLIEEFEKITKYPILVNTSFNVRGEPIVCTATDAFNCFMGTDLDVLVCNNFILYKNDQDRDLIKDYKNKYELD, from the coding sequence GTGACTTCCGTTCTTGGAATTTCAGCATTTTATCATGATAGTGCTGCAGCAATTATTGTAGATGGTAAAATTATTGCAGCAGCACAAGAAGAAAGATTTACAAGAAAAAAACATGACGCGAGTTATCCAAAACATGCAATCAATTACGTCCTAAAAGAAGCTGGTTTAAAATTAAGTGAAGTTGATCATGTGGTATTTTATGAAAAGCCTTTTTTAAAATTTGAAAGATTACTTGAAACTTATGTTGGTTTTTCTCCAAGTGGATTTAAATCCTTTTCTAAATCTATGCCATTGTGGCTTAGTGAAAAGTTGTTTCAAAAGAAAATGCTTTTTGATGCGTTAAAAGAACAAGATAGTAATTTTAATGATATTAAAAAAATAAACTTTTCAGAACATCACTTGAGCCATGCAGCAAGTGCTTTTTTTTCAAGTCCTTATGACGAGGCAATTATCTTAACATTAGATGGAGTAGGTGAGTGGGCAACAACGACTATATCTTTAGGAAAAAATAATAAAATCAGTATTTTAAAGGAAATACACTTTCCTCATTCTTTGGGTCTTTTGTATTCAGCTTTTACTTATTTTTTAGGATTTAAAGTTAACAGCGGAGAGTACAAAGTGATGGGACTTGCTCCTTATGGAGTACCTAAATTCAAAGATATTATTTTAGACAAATTGATCGATGTTAAAGAAGACGGCTCTTTTAGACTAAATATGGATTATTTTAATTATGCAACAGGTCTGACAATGACTAATAGTAAGTTTGCAAAATTATTTAAAATAGAAAGACGTGAACCAGAAAACAATTTATCCCAAGTTCATATGGATATAGCAGCTTCAATTCAAGCCGCAACAGAGGAGATTGTTTTAAAAATTACAAGATTTTTATCAAAAGAATATAAATTAGAAAATTTATGTATGGCTGGAGGTGTGGCCTTAAACTGTGTTGCAAATGGTAAAATTTTAAAAGAAAGTTTATTTAAGAATATTTGGATTCAGCCTGCATCAGGCGATGCTGGAGGAGCACTAGGAGCGGCTCAAGCGTTTTATTATCAAGAACTAAATAATAAACGTCAGATTTTAAAAACTGATTCAATGAACGGATCTTATTTAGGACCTCAATTTACAGAGAACCAAGTTGAAAATGAACTGAAAAGTTGTGGTGCAAATTACAAAAAGTTAACTCTAGATCAAATTATAAATGATACAGCAAAGGCGCTATCCGAAGAAAAAGCCGTTGGCTGGTTCCAAGGCAGGATGGAATTTGGTCCTAGATCTTTAGGTAACAGATCTATTATTGCAGATCCAAGATCTGAGAATATGCAAAAAAATTTAAATCTAAAAGTTAAATATAGAGAAAGCTTTCGTCCTTTTGCTCCAGCTGTTTTATTTGAAAAAGTTTCAGAGTGGTTTGAGATAAATTCAGAAAGTCCTTATATGTTATTAGTGGCTGATGTTAAAAAATCAAAACAACTTGAAATGACAAATGAACAAAAGAATTTATTTGGTATCGATAAATTAAATGTAAAAAGATCTAGCATTCCATCAGTAACTCACGTCGATTATTCAGCTAGAATTCAAACAGTTCACAAAGAAACCAATCCCATATTTTACAAATTAATAGAAGAATTTGAAAAAATTACAAAATATCCAATTTTAGTTAATACTTCTTTTAATGTTAGGGGAGAGCCGATCGTCTGTACTGCTACTGATGCCTTTAATTGTTTTATGGGAACAGATTTAGATGTTTTAGTTTGTAATAACTTTATTTTATATAAAAATGATCAAGACAGAGATTTAATTAAGGATTATAAGAATAAATACGAGCTAGATTAA
- a CDS encoding SxtJ family membrane protein — translation MKNLVNIKPKDNITFGILFLIFFLIIGLYPLKSGGVIRIWSLILSLIFLIITIIRPNLFTFLNRLWIKFGMLLGKIISPIVMSLVFFFVVTLIGILVRILKKDVMGLKRGAPSYWINREDKIQSMKKQF, via the coding sequence ATGAAAAATTTAGTTAATATTAAGCCTAAGGATAATATTACTTTTGGAATATTATTTTTAATTTTCTTTCTTATTATAGGCTTATACCCGTTAAAATCAGGTGGAGTTATTAGAATTTGGTCTCTTATATTATCTTTAATATTTTTAATAATAACCATTATTAGACCAAATTTATTTACATTTTTAAATAGATTGTGGATCAAATTTGGAATGTTACTTGGAAAAATAATATCACCCATTGTAATGAGTTTAGTTTTTTTCTTTGTAGTAACTCTTATAGGAATACTTGTTAGAATATTAAAAAAAGATGTTATGGGTTTAAAAAGGGGCGCTCCTTCCTATTGGATTAATAGAGAAGATAAAATTCAAAGTATGAAGAAACAATTTTAA
- a CDS encoding SGNH/GDSL hydrolase family protein, producing the protein MYIKNIFNFFLKFLLIIFISLILFLTIDYLYGKTFVDKYIESIKDNPIYHKKQRIRHSYYHHTLAPNIDYKKTGWGPKTYRLCTDEWGLKYKCGTKSKKSYTLAIIGDSFVEGLGIPYEETFAGIINFKTTPEIANLGVSSYSPKIYYSKLKYFIEQGFKFKHVIIFVDVSDLIDDINSYKLYPDGKVRDKRLGKRIEWFINAYFPMLDQLIFRLSKSNRYRTGETIFTPTKIYSDSKQIGDDDLKNVYDKKMNLRSAWTYSKEKKIKGYDYGIDQGIEEQLRTMDMIYDYLADRKIKLSVAVYPWPQTILYDVPYNKHVKIWEEFCKRRCANFINHYPLFMNEKDDEQKKYTIIRKYYQLGDIHFNAEGNKAIAEDFMKKFKF; encoded by the coding sequence ATGTATATAAAAAATATTTTTAATTTTTTTTTAAAATTTTTACTTATAATTTTTATAAGTTTAATTTTATTTCTCACTATTGATTATTTATATGGTAAAACTTTTGTTGATAAATATATTGAAAGTATCAAAGACAACCCGATTTATCATAAAAAACAAAGAATAAGACATTCATATTATCATCACACTCTTGCGCCTAATATCGACTATAAAAAAACAGGATGGGGTCCAAAAACTTACAGATTATGTACAGATGAGTGGGGTTTAAAATATAAATGCGGAACTAAATCTAAAAAAAGCTATACACTTGCTATTATTGGTGACTCATTTGTCGAAGGTCTTGGCATACCTTATGAAGAAACTTTTGCAGGTATAATTAATTTTAAAACTACCCCTGAAATTGCAAATTTAGGAGTTTCTTCTTACTCTCCTAAAATATATTATTCAAAATTAAAATATTTTATTGAACAAGGTTTTAAATTCAAACATGTAATAATTTTTGTTGATGTTTCTGATCTCATTGACGATATAAACTCATATAAATTATATCCTGATGGAAAAGTTCGAGATAAAAGATTGGGAAAAAGGATTGAATGGTTCATAAATGCATATTTTCCAATGCTAGATCAATTAATTTTTAGACTGTCAAAAAGTAATAGATATCGAACAGGTGAGACAATTTTTACTCCTACTAAAATTTATAGCGATTCAAAACAAATCGGAGATGATGATTTAAAAAATGTCTATGATAAAAAAATGAATTTACGATCTGCATGGACATATTCAAAAGAAAAAAAAATCAAAGGATACGATTATGGAATTGATCAAGGGATAGAAGAACAGCTAAGAACTATGGACATGATTTATGATTATTTAGCTGACAGAAAAATAAAGCTTTCTGTTGCGGTATATCCATGGCCACAAACGATCTTATATGATGTTCCCTATAATAAGCATGTTAAAATTTGGGAAGAATTTTGCAAAAGAAGATGTGCTAACTTTATAAATCATTACCCTTTATTCATGAACGAAAAAGATGATGAACAAAAGAAATATACAATTATTAGAAAATATTATCAATTAGGTGATATTCATTTTAACGCTGAAGGAAATAAAGCTATTGCTGAAGACTTTATGAAAAAGTTTAAGTTTTAA
- a CDS encoding MFS transporter produces the protein MFQAFDKFRKPILILIAGSILLALAFGIRHSFGIFLIPISEKNQWGREVFAMGLAFQNLMWGIWQPFAGRISDKIGAGIVVLIGSILYSLGLFLMGFLSTKTGFIIASGILGIGISGVTFPIFGAISRSVTLEKRSISIGIAMSSASLGQFIMLPASLALLQNFGPALAFGILSVLTLIMLVLAVPMFEKPIQQTTVQDLSLKEILTEAFSHKGFWLLCFGFFVCGFHILFIMTHAPAFLIDRGLSPQIGTIVLALIGLFNIFGTYYAGFLGSKIRKPLILSFIYASRAVIILIFILFPVSNLTAYVFASLMGILWLSTIPPTQGTITTVFGVKNMSMLYGIAFLFHQIGAFLGGWLGGKVYDVTGSYDIVWYISIVLGAFGAIINYPIEEKTITRLERQTV, from the coding sequence ATGTTTCAAGCGTTTGATAAATTTAGAAAACCAATATTAATATTAATTGCAGGTTCTATTCTACTTGCACTTGCATTTGGTATTAGACACTCCTTTGGAATTTTTTTAATTCCGATAAGCGAAAAAAATCAGTGGGGAAGAGAAGTATTTGCAATGGGTCTTGCTTTTCAAAATTTAATGTGGGGAATTTGGCAACCCTTTGCTGGTAGAATTTCAGATAAAATAGGAGCGGGCATAGTCGTATTAATCGGCAGCATTCTTTATTCTTTAGGTTTGTTCTTGATGGGATTTCTTTCAACTAAGACAGGATTTATAATTGCATCAGGAATTTTAGGAATTGGAATATCAGGAGTAACATTTCCAATCTTTGGAGCTATTAGTAGATCTGTAACGCTAGAGAAAAGAAGTATTTCAATTGGAATTGCAATGTCGAGTGCATCACTTGGACAATTTATAATGTTACCCGCGTCATTAGCATTATTGCAAAACTTTGGTCCAGCTTTAGCATTTGGTATTTTATCTGTACTTACACTTATAATGTTAGTTCTTGCAGTACCTATGTTTGAAAAACCAATTCAACAGACAACTGTTCAAGATTTATCATTAAAAGAAATATTAACGGAGGCCTTTAGCCATAAAGGTTTCTGGTTATTATGCTTTGGTTTCTTTGTATGTGGTTTTCATATTCTTTTTATTATGACACATGCTCCTGCATTCTTAATTGATAGAGGTCTATCACCTCAAATTGGAACGATTGTATTAGCTTTAATAGGATTATTTAATATTTTTGGAACTTATTATGCAGGTTTTTTAGGATCTAAAATTAGAAAACCTTTAATCTTAAGTTTTATTTATGCTTCTCGCGCAGTTATTATTTTAATCTTTATTTTATTTCCTGTCTCAAATTTAACAGCTTATGTATTTGCATCTTTAATGGGAATACTTTGGCTTTCAACAATTCCACCTACTCAAGGAACAATCACAACAGTTTTTGGTGTTAAAAATATGAGCATGCTTTATGGAATTGCTTTTCTATTTCATCAAATTGGAGCTTTTCTAGGAGGTTGGTTAGGGGGTAAAGTTTATGATGTGACAGGCTCTTACGACATTGTTTGGTATATTTCAATTGTACTTGGAGCATTTGGTGCAATTATCAATTATCCAATTGAAGAAAAAACAATCACAAGACTAGAAAGACAAACGGTATGA
- a CDS encoding sulfite exporter TauE/SafE family protein produces MSNIKFRILFALLFISAIALLSYLRDIDRTSFNGNLFFWCLFVGIIIAAIDGSLGMAYGVAGTAFLLGYGISPVKAVAYIHIAEIFVSGSTGLSHWKEGNVNYKLFKKLLVPGIFGALIGALIISKVKIPYLSMILSFYLLFMGIFLLIKAFRKIKVYFKQKNSSIIPLAATGGFIDAAGGGGWGPVVTTTLLSSKMEPRKVIGTVNASEFFINLTSAIALLLLIKITDWEALAGLILGGFLIAPFTAKVTRKISIKLMLIIIGLLIIFLSLRKIFLFFI; encoded by the coding sequence ATGAGTAACATAAAATTTCGTATCTTATTTGCTCTGCTATTTATTTCAGCAATTGCATTATTATCTTATCTTCGTGATATAGATCGAACGTCCTTCAATGGTAATTTATTTTTTTGGTGTTTATTTGTAGGAATAATTATTGCAGCAATTGATGGTAGTTTAGGTATGGCTTATGGTGTTGCTGGAACTGCTTTTTTATTGGGATATGGAATTTCACCCGTTAAAGCAGTTGCTTACATTCATATTGCAGAAATCTTCGTTTCAGGATCAACTGGATTAAGTCACTGGAAGGAAGGTAATGTTAATTATAAATTATTTAAAAAACTTTTAGTTCCTGGAATATTTGGTGCTTTAATAGGAGCGTTGATAATTAGTAAAGTTAAAATTCCATACTTATCAATGATTTTGAGTTTTTACTTATTATTTATGGGGATATTCCTGCTAATAAAAGCTTTTAGAAAAATTAAAGTTTATTTTAAACAAAAGAACTCCAGCATTATTCCACTTGCTGCTACGGGAGGGTTCATAGATGCAGCGGGCGGAGGTGGCTGGGGACCCGTAGTCACGACGACTTTACTTAGTAGTAAAATGGAACCAAGAAAAGTCATTGGAACAGTGAATGCTTCTGAATTTTTCATTAATTTAACATCAGCAATAGCCCTATTATTATTAATTAAAATTACTGACTGGGAAGCCCTTGCGGGTTTGATATTAGGTGGATTTTTAATTGCTCCTTTTACAGCAAAAGTTACAAGGAAAATAAGTATAAAATTGATGTTAATTATTATTGGACTATTAATAATTTTTCTTAGTTTAAGAAAAATATTCTTATTTTTTATATAA
- a CDS encoding MJ0042-type zinc finger domain-containing protein, whose protein sequence is MIVECACKKYKFAVKAEEIGINGRVVQCGVCDQKWFQEPASSEEFKVLKEIHIKEEEEKKEKAKNQKPIKEKSGKNYVPIKYENKSKINYTKIFLTILIISTIGITISFENREYILSKNPELADFFSLLEEFVEYLKQYYLDIIEAFTPKQK, encoded by the coding sequence ATGATTGTTGAGTGCGCTTGTAAAAAATATAAGTTTGCAGTTAAAGCTGAAGAAATTGGAATCAATGGTCGAGTAGTTCAGTGTGGGGTTTGTGATCAAAAGTGGTTTCAAGAACCAGCCAGTTCAGAAGAATTTAAAGTTTTAAAAGAAATTCACATTAAAGAAGAGGAGGAAAAAAAAGAAAAAGCTAAAAATCAAAAACCAATAAAAGAAAAATCTGGAAAAAACTATGTTCCGATTAAATATGAAAATAAAAGTAAAATAAATTATACTAAAATCTTTTTAACAATTCTGATTATTTCTACAATTGGTATAACGATCAGCTTTGAAAATAGAGAATATATACTCAGTAAAAATCCTGAACTTGCTGATTTTTTTAGTCTTTTAGAAGAGTTTGTGGAATATTTAAAACAATATTATTTAGATATAATTGAGGCATTTACACCTAAACAAAAATAA
- a CDS encoding DUF5989 family protein produces the protein MIEFLKEFWDFLKVRKKYWLLPILIVLVLFGALIVLSQGTAVAPFIYTIF, from the coding sequence ATGATTGAATTTTTAAAAGAGTTTTGGGATTTTTTAAAAGTTAGAAAGAAGTACTGGCTTCTTCCAATTCTTATTGTTCTTGTTTTATTTGGAGCATTAATCGTGCTTAGTCAGGGTACAGCAGTCGCTCCATTTATTTATACTATATTTTAA
- a CDS encoding L-aspartate oxidase produces MESLHTTDVIVIGSGISGLMTAISLYPRKVTLISKKKLGEASSSAWAQGGIAAAIGNDDSPKIHFEDTIKASSGLSDEKIVKIITDEAASIIKFLEEKGVDFDKDHLKNFLMSQEAAHTRRRVLKVNGDSSGKEIIKTLINNIQKLENITILEDVTIDEIITENNNVIGLIGRHIGKNIVDNFTFFKAPNVVLATGGLGSIYEHTTNPRDIYGEGIAMAARAGAILSDMEFVQFHPTGMDIGLDPTPLLTEALRGDGAKLVDENDNQFMKLVHPSGDLAPRDIVARELQKLKDLGHSTFLDCRKFSEKQLQTLFPSAYNFLKKANIDFTKEKIPVTPVAHYHMGGVLVDENGKSSINGLWACGEVSSTGAHGANRLASNSLLEAFVFGKRIANSINSQVLNNIKDENINFKKYLPKERTSSRIRAKKYIWQLRNIMSDLVGVYRNEQKLKKAFIEIDRIEREAKDLSAKLKDMILVSRLITYSAYLRKESRGAHFRSDYPKSDNKFLFRKKITIIEMQDFLNKREYIEKVA; encoded by the coding sequence ATGGAAAGTTTGCATACAACGGATGTAATTGTGATTGGATCTGGGATTTCCGGACTAATGACTGCTATTTCTCTATATCCAAGAAAAGTTACTTTAATCTCAAAAAAAAAATTAGGTGAGGCATCCTCAAGTGCCTGGGCTCAAGGAGGAATTGCTGCGGCTATTGGAAATGATGATAGTCCTAAAATTCATTTCGAAGATACTATTAAAGCAAGTTCTGGTTTAAGTGATGAAAAAATTGTTAAAATTATAACTGATGAAGCTGCTTCTATTATTAAATTTCTAGAAGAAAAAGGAGTTGATTTTGATAAAGATCATCTTAAAAATTTTTTAATGTCACAAGAAGCTGCACATACTCGACGAAGAGTATTAAAAGTAAACGGCGATAGTTCAGGAAAAGAAATTATAAAAACGCTAATAAATAATATTCAAAAATTAGAAAATATTACCATTTTAGAAGATGTAACAATTGATGAAATTATTACGGAAAATAATAATGTTATTGGCTTAATCGGTCGTCATATTGGTAAAAATATAGTTGATAACTTTACATTTTTTAAAGCACCCAATGTTGTTCTTGCAACAGGAGGTCTTGGAAGTATTTATGAACATACAACAAATCCAAGGGATATCTATGGCGAAGGGATTGCAATGGCAGCACGCGCTGGGGCTATTCTTTCTGATATGGAATTTGTTCAATTTCATCCAACAGGAATGGATATTGGATTAGATCCTACCCCTTTATTAACTGAGGCCCTTAGAGGAGATGGAGCTAAATTGGTTGATGAGAATGATAATCAATTTATGAAATTAGTTCATCCAAGCGGAGATCTTGCTCCTCGAGATATTGTTGCTCGTGAACTACAAAAATTAAAAGATTTAGGACATTCAACATTTCTAGATTGTAGAAAGTTTTCAGAGAAGCAACTGCAAACATTATTCCCAAGTGCTTATAATTTTTTAAAAAAAGCTAATATTGATTTTACCAAAGAAAAAATCCCTGTAACTCCAGTAGCTCACTATCATATGGGCGGGGTTCTTGTGGATGAAAATGGAAAATCATCTATAAATGGTCTGTGGGCATGTGGCGAAGTTTCTTCGACTGGGGCGCATGGAGCAAATAGACTTGCCTCAAATTCTCTACTAGAAGCTTTTGTTTTTGGAAAAAGAATAGCTAACTCTATTAATTCTCAAGTACTGAATAACATTAAAGATGAAAATATTAATTTTAAAAAATATTTACCAAAAGAGAGAACATCATCAAGAATTAGAGCAAAAAAATATATATGGCAGCTTAGAAACATTATGAGTGATTTAGTGGGTGTTTATCGAAATGAGCAAAAACTTAAAAAAGCATTTATTGAGATCGATAGAATAGAAAGAGAAGCAAAAGATTTATCAGCAAAACTTAAAGATATGATTTTGGTATCAAGATTAATTACCTACTCAGCATACTTAAGAAAAGAAAGCAGAGGAGCTCACTTTAGAAGTGATTACCCAAAATCTGATAATAAATTTTTATTTAGAAAAAAAATTACTATAATAGAAATGCAAGATTTCTTAAATAAAAGAGAATATATAGAAAAAGTTGCTTAA
- a CDS encoding TIGR00645 family protein: MKKIEILLEKTIFASRWILAPFYLGLSLSLLVLLYEFGREIIHFFKIIHETDIAGVLLFILSLVDISLAANLLIIVIFSGYENFVSKIHIKDHEDKPEWMGHVDFTDLKIKLISSIVAISGIHLLKIFMNLDKYSKDTIILYVVVHLTFVISGVLLALMDYIMNRSVSKHLKSKK; the protein is encoded by the coding sequence ATGAAAAAAATCGAAATATTGTTAGAAAAAACAATCTTTGCATCACGTTGGATTTTAGCGCCCTTTTATCTCGGTCTTTCATTAAGTCTTTTAGTTTTGTTATACGAATTTGGTAGAGAAATAATTCACTTTTTTAAAATTATTCACGAAACCGATATAGCTGGTGTTTTACTTTTTATACTAAGCCTTGTTGATATTTCCTTAGCAGCTAATTTATTAATTATTGTTATTTTTTCAGGATATGAAAATTTTGTATCTAAAATTCATATTAAAGATCATGAGGATAAACCTGAATGGATGGGGCATGTAGATTTTACAGACTTAAAGATTAAATTAATTTCTTCAATCGTTGCTATTTCAGGAATTCATTTACTCAAAATATTTATGAATTTGGACAAATATTCAAAGGATACTATTATCTTATACGTTGTTGTTCATTTGACGTTTGTTATCAGCGGAGTACTTTTGGCACTTATGGATTATATTATGAATAGAAGCGTGAGCAAACATTTAAAGTCTAAAAAGTAG
- the nadC gene encoding carboxylating nicotinate-nucleotide diphosphorylase, with the protein MSKSKLITSGYIKSIVGASLFEDQAQKDITTELLVNKNSITSAKIVANEDGIIGGLDFAEESFKQIDKKTKFKKKIQEGSSIKKGEIIAEIKGLTGSILKSERTAINFLGLISGIATKTNYYVNLVKEYKTKICCTRKTLPTLRVIQKYAVTLGGGLNNRFNLFDEIFIKDNHISASQNIFDLVQNALRLNRSGKIITVEVDNLTQLETIQSLNFNRLLLDNMKPDEIKKALNMIGNKYETEASGNITEKNIIDYAKTGVNRISIGRLTHSPQNLDISLNFN; encoded by the coding sequence ATGTCAAAATCTAAACTTATCACTAGTGGGTATATCAAAAGTATTGTTGGAGCCTCGTTATTTGAAGATCAAGCACAAAAGGATATTACGACTGAACTTCTAGTAAATAAAAATTCTATAACCTCAGCAAAAATTGTAGCTAACGAAGATGGAATTATTGGTGGTTTAGATTTTGCAGAAGAATCTTTTAAACAAATTGATAAAAAAACAAAATTTAAAAAAAAAATTCAAGAAGGGTCTTCTATAAAAAAGGGAGAAATTATCGCTGAGATAAAGGGCTTAACAGGTTCTATTCTAAAATCAGAACGTACAGCAATAAATTTTTTAGGATTGATATCAGGTATAGCAACTAAAACTAATTATTATGTTAATCTAGTTAAAGAATATAAAACAAAAATTTGTTGTACTAGGAAGACTTTACCAACACTTAGAGTTATTCAAAAATATGCTGTCACACTCGGCGGAGGACTTAATAACAGGTTTAATTTATTTGATGAGATATTTATCAAAGATAATCATATCTCTGCCTCTCAAAACATATTTGATCTTGTCCAAAATGCTTTAAGATTAAACAGAAGTGGAAAGATTATAACGGTTGAAGTAGATAATTTAACCCAATTAGAAACAATCCAATCACTCAACTTTAATAGATTATTATTAGACAATATGAAACCAGATGAAATTAAAAAAGCTTTAAATATGATTGGTAATAAATATGAAACTGAGGCTTCTGGAAATATTACAGAAAAAAATATTATTGATTATGCAAAAACAGGAGTGAATAGAATTTCAATTGGTAGACTAACCCACAGTCCTCAAAATTTAGATATTTCTTTAAATTTTAATTAA
- a CDS encoding DEAD/DEAH box helicase, producing the protein MINFEGFSLSQNLKNSLVRMNFTTPTPIQISSIPIALEGRDILGSAQTGTGKTAAFSIPLVELLSRSKHGSALVLTPTRELANQVIAVIIQLLGKNNPIKAACLIGGESMYKQLGQLKSRPRIIVGTPGRINDHLDRKSLKLSDTGFLVLDETDRMLDMGFGVQIDRILKHLPLKKQTLLFSATLPDEIVRMSSKYLKNPERVSMGPTNVLSIKIKQEVVHIQQEQKYNELIKQLQQRTGSVLVFVKTKHNSKNLAAKLCKEKFKADALHGNLRQSKRTTVMSTFRNKKFTILVATDIAARGLDVPHIEHVINYDLPQVAEDYIHRMGRTARAGAEGSSLSFITSNDREKWNAIERLLDPTKKKENFSKSRSGGGFQRDYKNKRRGGARDRNRGGRSNFENSRSSEGYWGNKSVDKSRENNPFNRFKSNINSEGYKAQKIEGFKENKSKEGNEKDYRRKSDREKPKFFTKKSKDFKVRNFNAGNRKKYKNKESFN; encoded by the coding sequence ATGATTAACTTTGAAGGCTTTAGCCTTTCCCAAAATTTAAAGAATTCTTTGGTAAGAATGAATTTTACAACACCTACCCCAATCCAAATAAGCTCTATACCGATAGCCCTAGAGGGAAGAGATATTTTAGGTTCAGCGCAAACTGGAACTGGAAAAACTGCAGCTTTTAGTATTCCGTTAGTTGAATTATTAAGTAGATCAAAGCATGGCTCAGCTTTAGTTTTAACTCCAACACGTGAACTTGCAAATCAAGTTATCGCAGTAATTATTCAACTACTTGGCAAAAATAACCCAATCAAAGCTGCATGCTTGATAGGTGGAGAGTCAATGTACAAACAATTAGGTCAACTTAAATCACGTCCAAGAATTATTGTTGGAACTCCAGGAAGAATTAATGACCATTTAGATAGAAAATCCTTAAAATTATCAGACACTGGTTTTTTAGTTTTAGACGAAACAGATCGTATGCTCGATATGGGTTTTGGAGTTCAAATCGATAGAATTTTAAAACACCTACCGTTAAAAAAACAAACATTATTGTTTTCAGCAACACTCCCTGATGAGATTGTTAGAATGTCCTCTAAATATTTAAAAAACCCAGAAAGAGTTTCAATGGGACCAACAAATGTATTATCAATAAAAATTAAGCAAGAAGTTGTTCATATTCAGCAAGAGCAAAAATATAACGAACTAATTAAGCAATTACAACAAAGAACAGGTTCAGTTTTGGTATTTGTAAAAACAAAACATAATTCAAAAAATTTAGCCGCTAAATTATGTAAAGAAAAATTTAAAGCAGACGCTTTGCATGGAAATCTAAGACAAAGCAAAAGAACTACCGTGATGAGTACTTTTAGAAATAAGAAATTTACTATACTTGTTGCAACAGATATTGCTGCAAGAGGACTTGATGTTCCTCACATTGAACATGTTATTAATTACGATCTCCCGCAAGTTGCTGAAGATTATATTCACCGCATGGGTAGAACGGCCAGAGCAGGAGCAGAGGGTTCTTCTTTATCTTTTATTACTAGCAATGACAGAGAAAAATGGAATGCTATCGAGCGATTATTAGATCCAACTAAAAAGAAAGAAAATTTTTCTAAAAGTAGAAGTGGTGGTGGCTTCCAAAGAGATTATAAAAATAAAAGAAGAGGTGGTGCAAGAGATAGAAATAGAGGAGGTAGATCAAATTTTGAAAACAGTAGATCGTCGGAGGGATATTGGGGAAATAAATCAGTGGATAAATCTAGAGAAAATAACCCTTTTAATAGATTTAAATCAAATATTAATTCAGAAGGTTATAAAGCTCAAAAAATTGAAGGTTTTAAAGAAAATAAATCAAAAGAAGGTAATGAAAAAGATTACAGAAGAAAAAGTGATAGAGAAAAGCCAAAATTTTTTACTAAAAAATCTAAAGATTTTAAAGTTAGAAATTTTAACGCAGGTAATAGAAAAAAATATAAAAATAAAGAGTCTTTTAATTAA